Proteins encoded by one window of Actinocorallia herbida:
- a CDS encoding molybdopterin-dependent oxidoreductase has protein sequence MSIEVNGGVHAEEPRPGQCLRSYLRERGWFGVKKGCDTGDCGACTVHVDGEPVHSCLYPAFRAEGRSITTIEGLAGPDGEPHPVQQRFLDAQGFQCGFCTAGFVMTTAKLDGDQLADLPRAFKGNLCRCTGYRSIEDAVRGRCNIEEAAAGETVGRSLPAPAGPRIVTGTARFTFDVDVPGLLHLKLLRSPHAHARIVAIDASAALRVPGVQAVLTHEDAPDRLFSTGLHEHATDDPADTRVLDDTVRYVGQRVAAVVADSEAAAEEGRRLIEVAYEVLPAVLDPEEAMRPGAPVVHAKDGAVAGIARPEDNVVAEAHVEEGDLEAGFAAADVVYEGTFRTQRVQHAALETHGAVAWLDDAGRLVVRSSTQTPFLARRALARLFDLPHDGVRVVAGRVGGGFGGKQEMLVEDIVALAVLRLRRPVKLEYTRAEQFHGATTRHPFTVAVKAGARGDGTLTALELRIVSDTGAYGNHGPGVMFHSIGESLAVYRARSKKVDAYAVYTHALPSGAFRGYGLGQVMFAVESALDELAVRLGLDPLDLRAVNVIGPEEPLHDGDEDDLYVASYGLDRCLEVLRAAQDEPGGTPAPDGWLVGEGTALAMIATSPPRGHFADVRAALLPDGSYRLAVGTAEFGNGTTTVHRQIAAAELGTTVERISVRQSDTDLVPHDTGAYGSTGVMIAGKATLRACRGLADLLVDFAAARVGVARAACRLTEEGVAHPGGLLTLKELHAAARAMGQDLAAAGHFDGTPRSVAFNAHWFRIAVDPGTGELRVLRSVHAADAGRVMNPAQCRGQIEGGVAQALGAALYEEVRLDAGGAVETDSFRAYRVPQYADTPRTEVHFVDTLDPIGPLGAKSMSESPFNPVAPALANALRDATGVRFTALPLTRDRVWLALREAGVVE, from the coding sequence TTGAGCATCGAGGTCAACGGCGGCGTCCACGCCGAGGAGCCGCGGCCGGGCCAGTGCCTGCGGAGCTACCTGCGTGAGCGCGGCTGGTTCGGGGTCAAGAAGGGCTGCGACACCGGCGACTGCGGCGCCTGCACCGTCCATGTGGACGGCGAACCGGTGCACAGCTGTCTGTATCCGGCGTTCCGCGCCGAAGGCCGCAGCATCACCACGATCGAGGGGCTCGCCGGACCGGACGGGGAGCCGCACCCCGTCCAGCAGCGCTTCCTGGACGCGCAGGGCTTCCAGTGCGGCTTCTGCACCGCCGGATTCGTGATGACGACGGCGAAACTCGACGGGGACCAGCTCGCCGACCTGCCCAGGGCGTTCAAGGGCAACCTCTGCCGGTGCACCGGATACCGGTCCATCGAGGACGCCGTGCGCGGCAGGTGCAACATCGAGGAGGCGGCGGCGGGGGAGACCGTGGGCCGCAGCCTTCCCGCGCCGGCCGGACCCCGGATCGTCACGGGCACCGCGCGCTTCACCTTCGACGTCGACGTCCCGGGCCTGCTGCACCTGAAGCTGCTGCGCTCGCCGCACGCGCACGCCAGGATCGTCGCGATCGACGCCTCGGCCGCGCTGCGGGTCCCGGGCGTGCAGGCGGTGCTCACGCACGAGGACGCGCCGGACCGGCTGTTCTCCACCGGCCTGCACGAGCACGCCACGGACGACCCGGCCGACACCCGGGTCCTCGACGACACGGTCCGGTACGTCGGGCAGCGCGTCGCGGCGGTCGTCGCCGACAGCGAGGCCGCCGCGGAGGAAGGGCGCCGCCTGATCGAGGTGGCTTACGAGGTGCTCCCGGCGGTCCTCGACCCGGAGGAGGCGATGCGCCCGGGTGCCCCCGTCGTCCACGCCAAGGACGGGGCCGTCGCGGGGATCGCGCGGCCGGAGGACAACGTCGTGGCCGAGGCGCATGTCGAGGAGGGCGACCTCGAAGCGGGCTTCGCCGCCGCCGACGTCGTCTACGAGGGGACCTTCCGGACGCAGCGGGTGCAGCACGCGGCCCTGGAGACGCACGGCGCGGTGGCCTGGCTGGACGACGCCGGCCGGCTCGTCGTGCGGTCCAGCACCCAGACGCCGTTCCTCGCCCGCCGCGCCCTGGCCCGGCTGTTCGACCTGCCGCACGACGGCGTCCGGGTCGTCGCGGGACGGGTCGGCGGGGGCTTCGGCGGCAAGCAGGAGATGCTGGTCGAGGACATCGTCGCGCTCGCGGTCCTGCGGCTGCGCCGTCCCGTCAAGCTGGAGTACACCCGCGCCGAGCAGTTCCACGGCGCGACGACCCGGCATCCGTTCACCGTCGCGGTCAAGGCGGGCGCGCGCGGGGACGGCACCTTGACGGCGCTCGAACTGCGGATCGTCTCCGACACGGGCGCCTACGGCAACCACGGGCCCGGCGTGATGTTCCACAGCATCGGCGAATCCCTGGCCGTCTACCGGGCGCGGAGCAAGAAGGTGGACGCCTACGCCGTCTACACCCACGCCCTCCCGTCCGGGGCCTTCCGCGGGTACGGGCTCGGCCAGGTGATGTTCGCCGTCGAGTCGGCGCTGGACGAACTCGCCGTCCGGCTCGGCCTCGACCCGCTGGATCTGCGCGCGGTGAACGTCATCGGCCCGGAGGAGCCCCTGCACGACGGCGACGAGGACGACCTGTACGTCGCCAGCTACGGGCTCGACCGGTGCCTTGAGGTGCTGCGCGCGGCGCAGGACGAGCCGGGCGGCACGCCCGCGCCGGACGGCTGGCTGGTCGGGGAGGGCACGGCGCTGGCGATGATCGCGACGAGCCCGCCGCGCGGCCACTTCGCCGATGTCCGGGCCGCGCTCCTGCCGGACGGCTCGTACCGCCTCGCGGTCGGCACCGCCGAGTTCGGCAACGGCACCACCACCGTGCACCGGCAGATCGCCGCGGCCGAGCTCGGCACGACCGTCGAGCGGATCTCCGTGCGGCAGTCCGACACCGACCTCGTGCCGCACGACACCGGCGCGTACGGCTCGACCGGCGTCATGATCGCGGGCAAGGCGACCCTGCGGGCCTGCCGCGGGCTCGCCGACCTCCTCGTGGACTTCGCCGCGGCCCGCGTCGGCGTCGCCCGTGCGGCGTGCCGGCTCACCGAGGAAGGGGTCGCGCACCCGGGCGGCCTGCTGACCCTCAAGGAGCTGCACGCCGCGGCGCGGGCCATGGGCCAGGACCTCGCCGCCGCCGGGCATTTCGACGGCACCCCGCGCTCGGTCGCCTTCAACGCGCACTGGTTCCGGATCGCGGTCGACCCGGGAACCGGGGAGCTGCGCGTGCTGCGCAGCGTCCACGCGGCCGACGCGGGCCGGGTGATGAACCCGGCGCAGTGCCGCGGCCAGATCGAGGGCGGCGTGGCGCAGGCGCTCGGCGCGGCGCTCTACGAGGAGGTGCGCTTGGACGCCGGGGGAGCGGTCGAGACCGACTCGTTCCGCGCCTACCGGGTCCCCCAATACGCCGACACGCCCCGCACCGAGGTCCACTTCGTGGACACCCTGGACCCGATCGGGCCCCTCGGCGCCAAGTCGATGAGCGAGAGCCCGTTCAACCCCGTCGCCCCGGCCCTCGCCAACGCCCTGCGCGACGCCACCGGGGTCCGCTTCACCGCGCTTCCGCTGACCCGCGACCGTGTCTGGCTCGCCCTCCGGGAAGCGGGAGTTGTGGAGTGA
- a CDS encoding nucleoside deaminase: MTPLPADLRLLERAIALAGEARARGRHPFGALVADARGDVLAEAVNDSLPPGGDPTRHAELLAAAAAARAAPEGGLGGATLFTSAEPCAMCAGAIYWTGIGRVVYALSESRLLALTGNHPENPTLALPCREVFARGQRVVEVLGPLLEDAAEAPHVGFWT; the protein is encoded by the coding sequence GTGACGCCCCTTCCCGCCGACCTGCGCCTGCTGGAAAGGGCCATCGCGCTCGCCGGGGAGGCACGGGCACGGGGCCGCCATCCGTTCGGCGCGCTGGTCGCCGACGCCCGGGGGGACGTCCTCGCCGAGGCGGTCAACGACTCGCTGCCGCCCGGCGGCGACCCCACCCGGCACGCCGAACTGCTCGCGGCCGCCGCCGCGGCCCGCGCGGCGCCGGAGGGCGGGCTGGGCGGGGCCACCCTGTTCACCAGCGCCGAACCCTGCGCGATGTGCGCGGGCGCGATCTACTGGACCGGGATCGGCCGGGTCGTCTACGCCCTGTCGGAGTCCCGGCTCCTCGCGCTGACCGGGAACCATCCCGAGAACCCGACGCTCGCACTGCCGTGCCGCGAGGTGTTCGCCCGCGGTCAGCGTGTCGTCGAGGTGCTCGGCCCGCTGCTGGAGGACGCCGCGGAGGCTCCGCACGTCGGCTTCTGGACCTGA
- a CDS encoding FAD binding domain-containing protein, with protein sequence MDLNDVVEVRDASRLVTWEPGDAWLAGGTYLFSEPQPHLRRLLDLSRTGWTPAAALPGGAVEIAATCTIARLSRFAAALDRAAAPLFEQCCRAFLASFKIWNMATVGGNLCNALPAGPMISLTAALDGECLLLARDGGRRTLPVAEFVTGAGENALTEGELLRSITLPARALNSRTAFRQASLYGLGRSAVLVIGALDPVDGAVTITVTASTPKPVQVGFPALPTASRLRAALEEAVGGGWFDDVHGLPEWRRHMTLRSAEEIRRELEDVH encoded by the coding sequence ATGGATCTGAACGACGTCGTGGAGGTACGGGACGCGAGCCGGCTCGTGACCTGGGAGCCCGGCGACGCGTGGCTGGCCGGGGGCACCTACCTGTTCTCCGAGCCGCAGCCGCACCTGCGCCGCCTGCTGGACCTGAGCCGGACCGGCTGGACCCCGGCCGCCGCACTGCCCGGCGGGGCGGTGGAGATCGCCGCGACCTGCACGATCGCGCGGCTGTCCCGGTTCGCCGCGGCGCTGGACCGGGCGGCCGCGCCGCTCTTCGAGCAGTGCTGCCGGGCCTTCCTCGCCTCGTTCAAGATCTGGAACATGGCGACCGTCGGCGGGAACCTGTGCAACGCGCTCCCGGCGGGTCCGATGATCTCGCTGACCGCCGCGCTCGACGGGGAGTGCCTGCTCCTGGCGCGGGACGGCGGACGGCGCACCCTGCCCGTCGCGGAGTTCGTCACCGGCGCGGGCGAGAACGCTCTCACCGAGGGGGAACTGCTGCGCTCGATCACGCTGCCCGCCCGCGCGCTGAACAGCCGGACCGCTTTCCGGCAGGCGTCGCTGTACGGGCTCGGCCGCTCCGCGGTCCTGGTCATCGGCGCGCTCGATCCGGTGGACGGCGCGGTGACGATCACCGTCACCGCCTCGACGCCCAAGCCCGTCCAGGTCGGGTTCCCCGCCCTGCCGACGGCCTCGCGGCTGCGCGCGGCGCTCGAGGAGGCCGTCGGCGGCGGGTGGTTCGACGACGTGCACGGCCTTCCCGAGTGGCGGCGGCACATGACGCTGCGGAGCGCCGAGGAGATCCGCCGGGAACTGGAGGACGTTCATTGA
- a CDS encoding helix-turn-helix domain-containing protein produces the protein MPNPTQPPTSDAYIAESIGRQVRELRERAGLSVTGLAAACGVSQPYVSQIEKGAASPSLSTVYRLAKALGARPGDLLPPLSDDGEVTVVRSDEGELVPISDRPDTGHGRILLSHRRAPLSVFEYVLQPDQYVGEWFGAPGVSAIYVVSGTLEVEVAGHGVYTLGPRDFISLADNVFDRWKVLGTDRVHLVLSYSPPPGAPEAPPRAAAAP, from the coding sequence GTGCCGAACCCGACGCAGCCCCCGACGTCCGACGCGTACATCGCGGAGTCGATCGGCAGGCAGGTGCGGGAGCTGCGGGAGCGCGCGGGGCTTTCGGTGACGGGGCTCGCCGCGGCGTGCGGCGTCAGCCAGCCCTACGTGAGCCAGATAGAGAAGGGGGCGGCCTCCCCGTCGCTGTCGACGGTCTACCGCCTGGCGAAGGCGCTGGGCGCACGGCCCGGCGACCTGCTGCCGCCGCTGTCGGACGACGGCGAGGTCACCGTCGTGCGCAGCGACGAGGGCGAACTCGTCCCGATCAGTGACCGGCCCGACACCGGCCACGGCAGGATCCTGCTCTCCCATCGGCGGGCGCCCCTCTCGGTGTTCGAGTACGTCCTGCAGCCCGACCAGTACGTCGGCGAGTGGTTCGGCGCCCCGGGCGTCTCCGCCATCTACGTCGTCTCCGGGACGCTGGAGGTCGAGGTCGCCGGGCACGGCGTGTACACCCTGGGCCCGCGCGACTTCATCTCCCTGGCCGACAACGTCTTCGACCGCTGGAAGGTCCTCGGCACCGACCGCGTCCACCTCGTCCTCTCCTACAGCCCCCCACCCGGCGCCCCCGAGGCGCCACCGCGCGCTGCCGCCGCACCCTGA
- a CDS encoding amidohydrolase family protein codes for MNVADLTAIDFHVHVEQDAHGHFALDDELMEASSAYFKSAEHRTPTVDVIAAHYRERRMAAVIFTVDASTALRHPALSSEEIAEAAAQHPDVLIPFGSVDPHAGAKAVTRARGLVTDHGVRGFKFHPSLQGFAPNETAFYPLYEALQELGVPALFHTGQTGIGAGLPGGRGIKLGYSDPMLIDDVAADFPDLKIILAHPSVPWQDEAISIATHKANVHIDLSGWSPKYFPPRLVQAASRQLRHKVLFGSDFPLITPDRWLTDFAALDIKPDARPLILKDNAVRLLGL; via the coding sequence GTGAACGTCGCCGACCTGACCGCCATCGACTTCCACGTGCACGTGGAACAGGACGCCCACGGGCACTTCGCCTTGGACGACGAGCTGATGGAGGCGTCCTCCGCATACTTCAAATCCGCCGAGCACCGCACCCCGACCGTGGACGTGATCGCCGCCCACTACCGGGAGCGCCGGATGGCCGCCGTCATCTTCACCGTCGACGCCTCGACGGCCCTGCGGCACCCGGCGCTGTCCAGCGAGGAGATCGCCGAGGCGGCCGCGCAGCACCCTGACGTCCTCATCCCGTTCGGCTCCGTCGACCCGCACGCGGGTGCGAAGGCCGTCACGAGGGCTCGCGGCCTGGTCACCGACCATGGGGTGCGCGGGTTCAAGTTCCACCCCAGCCTCCAGGGCTTCGCCCCGAACGAGACGGCCTTCTACCCGCTGTACGAGGCGCTGCAGGAACTCGGCGTCCCCGCCCTCTTCCACACCGGGCAGACCGGGATCGGCGCGGGCCTGCCCGGCGGCCGGGGCATCAAGCTGGGCTACTCCGACCCGATGCTCATCGACGACGTCGCGGCCGACTTCCCCGACCTCAAGATCATCCTCGCCCATCCGTCGGTGCCCTGGCAGGACGAGGCCATCTCGATCGCCACTCACAAGGCCAACGTGCACATCGACCTGTCGGGCTGGTCGCCGAAGTACTTCCCGCCCCGGCTCGTCCAGGCCGCCTCCCGGCAGCTCCGGCACAAGGTCCTCTTCGGCTCGGACTTCCCCCTCATCACCCCGGACCGCTGGCTCACCGACTTCGCCGCTCTCGACATCAAGCCGGACGCCCGGCCGCTCATCCTCAAGGACAACGCCGTCCGCCTGCTCGGGCTCTGA
- a CDS encoding 3-hydroxyacyl-CoA dehydrogenase NAD-binding domain-containing protein yields MKAAIVGTGVIGASWTALLLAHGHDVVATDPAPGAQDALRAAVAAHWPALRLTGLAEGASPDRLAFTRDASEAVADADFVQENGPERTEAKDRLFALLDEAAPPATVLASSSSGITPSRIQRACARHPERVLVGHPFNPPHLIPLVEVVPGGATSEEAVLSAMAVYRGLGRRPVRVRRELPGHLANRLQAALWREAYSLVASGAADVADLDAVIAHGPGLRWALLGPFANQHLSGGAGGIAHILAHLGPPTEEIWADLGAPRLTPELVRAIVAGVDEEFHDVDMAAVVADRDALLHLLITAKAATATLGGTTP; encoded by the coding sequence ATGAAGGCCGCGATCGTCGGCACGGGCGTCATCGGGGCGAGCTGGACGGCGCTGCTCCTCGCGCACGGGCACGACGTCGTCGCCACCGATCCGGCACCGGGCGCGCAGGACGCGCTGCGGGCGGCGGTCGCGGCGCACTGGCCCGCGCTGCGCCTGACCGGGCTCGCCGAAGGCGCGTCACCGGACCGGCTCGCCTTCACCCGCGACGCCTCCGAGGCCGTCGCGGACGCGGACTTCGTGCAGGAGAACGGGCCGGAGCGGACCGAGGCCAAGGACCGGCTGTTCGCGCTCCTGGACGAGGCGGCCCCTCCTGCGACGGTTCTGGCGAGCAGTTCCTCGGGCATCACCCCGTCCAGGATCCAGCGGGCCTGTGCCCGGCATCCCGAGCGCGTCCTCGTGGGCCATCCCTTCAACCCGCCGCACCTCATCCCGCTGGTCGAGGTCGTGCCGGGCGGGGCGACCTCGGAGGAGGCGGTCCTGTCGGCGATGGCGGTCTACCGCGGCCTCGGCCGGCGGCCCGTCCGGGTCCGGCGGGAGCTGCCCGGCCACCTCGCCAACCGGCTCCAGGCGGCGCTGTGGCGGGAGGCGTACTCGCTCGTCGCGAGCGGCGCGGCCGACGTGGCCGATCTCGACGCCGTCATCGCGCACGGGCCCGGCCTGCGCTGGGCGCTGCTCGGCCCGTTCGCCAACCAGCACCTCTCCGGCGGGGCGGGCGGTATCGCCCACATCCTGGCGCACCTCGGCCCGCCCACCGAGGAGATCTGGGCCGACCTCGGCGCGCCGCGGCTCACCCCCGAGCTCGTCCGGGCCATCGTCGCGGGAGTCGACGAGGAGTTCCACGACGTCGACATGGCGGCCGTCGTGGCCGACCGGGACGCGCTCCTGCACCTGCTGATCACCGCCAAGGCCGCCACCGCAACCCTGGGAGGGACCACCCCGTGA
- a CDS encoding isopenicillin N synthase family dioxygenase: protein MATPDIPLIDVSVWRSGDEARRAELAGRLDRAMRDSGFFLVSGHGIDERLLAELRVEAKKFFSLPGEAKEVYRTQVGGRGWLAKGAEANSFYGEDADPAKADLKESLSLGRDHSTGNTEIDRAWFAPNVWPEEVPALQALGERWMAEARELYYDLLAMLATALGLPERYFLDRALDSPHTFNINRYPALAEVGRALDGQYRVAPHTDWGMLTILDRQPGYGGLQVQTPSGEWADAPYVEGAFTINIADLLARWTGDRWRSTRHRVLPPSPDAPAEELISVIMFMEADMDQVVTPFAPPIGGGADYAPVVAADWFTERAGAATVS from the coding sequence GTGGCCACACCTGACATTCCGCTCATCGACGTCTCGGTCTGGCGTTCGGGAGACGAGGCGCGTCGGGCGGAGCTGGCCGGACGGCTCGATCGGGCCATGCGGGACTCCGGGTTCTTCCTGGTGTCCGGGCACGGCATCGACGAGCGGCTGCTCGCCGAGCTGCGGGTCGAGGCGAAGAAGTTCTTCTCGCTGCCGGGCGAGGCCAAGGAGGTCTACCGCACCCAGGTCGGCGGGCGGGGCTGGCTCGCGAAGGGGGCCGAGGCGAACTCCTTCTACGGGGAGGACGCCGACCCCGCGAAGGCCGACCTCAAGGAGAGCCTGAGCCTGGGCCGCGACCACAGCACCGGGAACACCGAGATCGACCGGGCCTGGTTCGCCCCGAACGTCTGGCCGGAGGAGGTGCCCGCGCTCCAGGCGCTCGGCGAGCGCTGGATGGCCGAGGCGCGCGAGCTGTACTACGACCTCCTCGCGATGCTGGCCACGGCGCTGGGGCTGCCCGAGCGCTACTTTCTGGACCGCGCGCTGGATTCGCCGCACACCTTCAACATCAACCGCTACCCGGCCCTGGCGGAGGTGGGCAGGGCCCTCGACGGCCAGTACCGGGTGGCCCCGCACACCGACTGGGGGATGCTGACGATCCTCGACCGCCAGCCGGGATACGGCGGCCTCCAGGTCCAGACCCCCTCCGGCGAGTGGGCCGATGCTCCATACGTCGAAGGGGCCTTCACCATCAACATCGCCGACCTCCTCGCCCGCTGGACCGGCGACCGCTGGCGCTCGACCCGCCACCGGGTCCTCCCACCGAGCCCGGACGCACCCGCCGAGGAGCTCATCAGCGTCATCATGTTCATGGAGGCCGACATGGACCAGGTCGTCACCCCGTTCGCGCCACCCATCGGCGGGGGCGCGGACTACGCGCCGGTGGTCGCCGCCGACTGGTTCACCGAGCGCGCCGGCGCGGCGACGGTGTCGTGA